A single window of Haliotis asinina isolate JCU_RB_2024 chromosome 5, JCU_Hal_asi_v2, whole genome shotgun sequence DNA harbors:
- the LOC137283591 gene encoding allatostatin-A receptor-like: protein MSRGQAELEIELLELTTVTPSNVSQNSSCVGVGCNNTGLPDMYEFERLVSIIVPTIFGVVFILGLIGNLMVILVVVSDKKMRNTTNILILSLAFADLFFIIFCVPFTAAGYAMPVWPFGNAWCKLTQFMAYVCATASVYTLVLMSLDRYLAVVHAIRSMRYRTERNTWLAVALTWGGILLGNIPILFQFGEYAYRHDFENRSACINVANVDDPQVGKIFFSCFLAFGYVIPLGAVCLMYGLMLKRLLYGVVPGGNQSAESIRAKKRVTRMVIIVVVSFALCWLPIQIILNIRAFGHYPGDMGFVGLQMAANCLAYMNSCVNPFLYAFLSENFKRSFRKFICCFSVTRLMDYERTNIRSEKDSKSTCITRTTLNNV, encoded by the coding sequence ATGTCTAGAGGTCAGGCTGAGCTAGAGATTGAACTCTTGGAGCTGACAACAGTCACCCCGTCCAACGTCAGTCAGAATTCTTCCTGTGTGGGAGTTGGTTGCAACAATACCGGATTACCAGATATGTACGAATTTGAAAGGCTGGTTAGCATCATCGTACCAACTATATTTGGGGTAGTATTCATCCTGGGACTAATTGGAAACCTCATGGTCATCCTAGTGGTCGTGTCCGACAAAAAAATGAGGAATACAACCAATATTCTCATCCTCAGTTTGGCTTTTGCTGATctcttcttcatcatcttctGTGTGCCATTTACAGCAGCGGGATATGCCATGCCTGTCTGGCCATTTGGAAACGCGTGGTGCAAGCTGACACAGTTCATGGCTTACGTTTGTGCCACCGCCAGCGTCTACACTCTTGTCCTCATGTCTCTTGATAGGTACCTAGCAGTAGTCCATGCCATCAGGTCAATGCGATACAGGACCGAGAGGAACACGTGGCTCGCCGTTGCACTAACCTGGGGAGGGATTCTCTTAGGCAACATTCCAATCCTGTTCCAGTTTGGTGAATATGCTTACCGACACGATTTTGAAAACAGATCCGCATGCATCAACGTGGCAAATGTAGATGATCCTCAAGTTGGCAAGATCTTCTTTTCCTGTTTCCTTGCCTTCGGATACGTGATTCCTCTCGGCGCAGTCTGTCTCATGTATGGCCTTATGCTAAAGCGACTTCTGTATGGGGTTGTTCCTGGCGGCAACCAATCTGCGGAGAGTATCCGGGCTAAGAAGCGAGTTACTAGAATGGTTATTATCGTTGTTGTCTCTTTCGCACTCTGCTGGCTACCAATTCAGATTATTCTTAATATCCGTGCATTTGGCCATTACCCAGGAGACATGGGGTTCGTAGGACTACAAATGGCTGCCAACTGTCTGGCTTACATGAACAGCTGTGTAAACCCATTTCTTTACGCATTTTTGTCTGAAAACTTTAAAAGAAGTTTTCGAAAGTTTATCTGTTGTTTCTCGGTAACGCGGCTAATGGATTACGAAAGGACAAACATCCGAAGTGAAAAGGATTCCAAAAGCACTTGCATCACAAGGACAACTTTGAATAACGTGTGA